A region from the Thermoanaerobaculia bacterium genome encodes:
- a CDS encoding LysM peptidoglycan-binding domain-containing protein, giving the protein MTGPTERRSAGRKRISEPGPLRPVTAGRWSCLLAAGLLVVACTGSPSPQTTAGAASPAAPGGSAGAAGAIASGPAGSTGAVPVPPLAATSSAPVADGALAPANGAAQGVEEPGSLELQPGDEVETDAGLDGAAAVEAVAGDDPGALLHEAMDAYASAGVSWDRGAAEEAIATLDHAYGLLTRIVLDPSPTGDAVLSKEKDNLRRLISRRIVEIYAARQTSLGDTQASIPRDMNPDVEREIASFQGRERAFFLEAYRRSGLYRPMIVAQLQEAGLPEQLAWLPLVESGFKDRALSSARALGLWQFIASTGYRYGLDRSNWVDERMDPEKSTKAAVAYLTALHDLFGDWLTALAAYNCGEHAVLRQINNSKVSYLDQFWDLYSRLPRETRRYVPRFLATLAILEDPARYGFELPEPYAPVPYETTEIARATQLEALDRALALESGTLARLNPELRRNATPKERYLLKVPLGTGPALVASLETLPKWEPPAESAQVEGATYRVRSGDTLSGIAARHRTSVSAIKSANNLRSDRLALGQRLRIPGRGGSTRSPAAATSSASPASPAGVAQAAAAAGPVAPAGSEVRHQVRSGDSLWQLASRYGTTVERIRSDNGLQGNALRPGQVLVIRGVGTAAAGGA; this is encoded by the coding sequence ATGACGGGACCGACCGAACGGCGCAGTGCGGGGCGGAAGCGGATTTCGGAGCCGGGGCCGCTGCGTCCGGTGACCGCAGGGCGATGGAGTTGCCTGCTCGCGGCAGGACTCCTGGTGGTCGCCTGCACCGGTAGCCCGTCGCCGCAAACGACCGCCGGCGCGGCGAGCCCGGCGGCGCCGGGCGGGTCGGCCGGGGCGGCCGGGGCGATCGCGTCGGGACCGGCCGGGTCTACGGGTGCGGTGCCGGTGCCGCCGCTCGCGGCCACGTCGTCCGCCCCCGTCGCGGACGGTGCACTGGCGCCGGCGAACGGCGCCGCCCAGGGGGTCGAGGAGCCGGGTTCGCTCGAGTTGCAGCCGGGAGACGAGGTCGAAACCGATGCCGGCCTCGACGGCGCTGCTGCCGTCGAGGCGGTCGCCGGAGACGATCCCGGCGCGCTCCTGCACGAGGCCATGGATGCCTATGCCTCCGCCGGGGTCTCCTGGGACCGCGGCGCCGCCGAGGAGGCGATCGCGACGCTCGATCACGCCTATGGGCTGCTGACGCGAATCGTCCTCGATCCCTCGCCGACCGGCGATGCCGTGCTCTCGAAGGAGAAGGACAACCTGCGGCGGCTGATCTCGCGGCGCATCGTCGAGATCTATGCCGCCCGCCAGACCTCGCTCGGCGACACCCAGGCGTCGATTCCGCGCGACATGAACCCGGACGTCGAGCGCGAAATCGCGAGCTTCCAGGGTCGCGAGCGCGCCTTCTTCCTCGAGGCCTACCGGCGCTCCGGCCTCTACCGGCCGATGATCGTCGCGCAGCTCCAGGAGGCGGGCCTCCCCGAGCAGCTCGCCTGGCTGCCGCTGGTCGAGAGCGGGTTCAAGGACCGGGCGCTCTCCTCCGCCCGTGCCCTCGGTCTCTGGCAGTTCATCGCTTCCACCGGATACCGCTACGGGCTGGACCGATCGAACTGGGTCGACGAGCGGATGGACCCGGAGAAGTCGACCAAGGCGGCAGTCGCTTATCTCACCGCCCTGCACGACCTGTTTGGTGACTGGCTGACGGCGCTCGCGGCCTACAACTGCGGCGAGCACGCGGTTCTGCGCCAGATCAACAACTCCAAGGTCAGCTATCTCGACCAGTTCTGGGACCTCTATTCGCGCCTGCCGCGCGAGACGCGGCGCTACGTGCCGCGCTTCCTCGCCACGCTCGCCATCCTCGAGGACCCGGCCCGCTACGGTTTCGAGCTCCCCGAACCGTACGCGCCGGTCCCTTACGAGACGACCGAGATTGCCCGGGCGACGCAGCTCGAGGCCCTGGACCGCGCACTGGCGCTCGAGAGCGGCACCCTGGCACGCTTGAACCCGGAGCTGCGCCGTAACGCCACGCCGAAGGAGCGCTACCTGCTCAAGGTGCCGCTCGGCACGGGTCCCGCGCTGGTGGCGAGCCTCGAGACTCTGCCGAAGTGGGAGCCACCGGCGGAGAGTGCGCAGGTCGAGGGCGCGACCTATCGCGTGCGGTCCGGAGATACCCTGTCGGGAATCGCGGCGCGCCACCGCACGAGCGTGTCGGCGATCAAGTCGGCCAACAACCTGCGCAGCGACCGCCTCGCCCTCGGGCAGCGCCTGCGGATCCCCGGCCGCGGCGGCAGCACCCGGTCCCCGGCGGCCGCGACATCTTCCGCAAGTCCGGCCAGCCCCGCCGGCGTCGCCCAGGCCGCAGCCGCCGCCGGGCCGGTCGCTCCGGCCGGCTCCGAGGTGCGCCATCAGGTGCGCTCCGGCGACAGCCTCTGGCAGCTCGCCTCGCGCTACGGCACCACGGTCGAGCGCATCCGGTCCGACAACGGCCTGCAGGGCAACGCGCTGCGTCCCGGCCAGGTCCTGGTGATCCGCGGCGTCGGAACGGCCGCGGCCGGCGGCGCCTGA
- a CDS encoding class I SAM-dependent methyltransferase: MIEFQHRGEPVHLRGGEAWFASGQGDAYRDTGAADLLAIVHRVEAGEPWREVVAERYAESYPWLHAIVTSPARDLFFRRFPPPLGARILDIGSGWGQIALPLAHLGPVTALEPTPERLAFIRAAARQEGVDANLCFVQADFLDVEFETRFDLACCIGVLEWVPKFRAGEPRALQVEFLARARRLLAPQGQLVVGIENRLGLKYLLGAADDHIGASQVAVFDRELALRKWQAASGQPLRSFTYTRAELAEMLREAGFGRLAFHAALPDYKLPEILLPLGDAVNRFFLDDGFVAEHDGTNGAPLAFQDELRSHYRTLAALGIAADFVPSFFVTAEA, from the coding sequence ATGATCGAGTTTCAGCACCGGGGTGAGCCGGTCCATCTACGCGGCGGAGAGGCCTGGTTCGCCAGCGGGCAGGGCGACGCCTATCGCGACACCGGCGCCGCGGATCTGCTCGCGATCGTGCACCGGGTCGAGGCGGGCGAGCCCTGGCGCGAGGTCGTCGCCGAGCGCTATGCCGAGAGCTACCCGTGGCTGCACGCCATCGTGACCTCGCCCGCCCGCGACCTCTTCTTCCGCCGCTTTCCGCCGCCTCTCGGCGCACGGATCCTCGACATCGGCTCGGGCTGGGGTCAGATCGCCCTGCCGCTCGCCCATCTCGGCCCGGTCACGGCGCTCGAGCCGACGCCGGAGCGCCTCGCCTTCATTCGCGCCGCCGCCCGGCAGGAGGGGGTCGACGCCAACCTCTGCTTCGTTCAGGCCGATTTCCTCGACGTCGAGTTCGAGACCCGGTTCGACCTCGCCTGCTGTATCGGCGTCCTCGAGTGGGTGCCGAAGTTCCGCGCGGGCGAGCCGCGGGCGTTGCAGGTCGAATTCCTGGCGCGGGCCCGGCGACTGCTGGCGCCGCAGGGGCAGCTGGTCGTCGGCATCGAGAATCGTCTGGGCTTGAAGTACCTTCTCGGCGCAGCCGACGACCACATCGGGGCGTCGCAGGTGGCGGTCTTCGACCGCGAGCTCGCCCTGCGCAAGTGGCAGGCGGCGAGCGGCCAGCCGCTGCGCAGCTTCACCTACACCCGCGCCGAGCTCGCGGAGATGCTGCGTGAAGCCGGGTTCGGAAGGCTCGCCTTCCATGCCGCGCTCCCCGACTACAAGCTGCCCGAGATCCTGCTGCCATTGGGCGACGCAGTGAACCGGTTCTTTCTCGACGACGGTTTCGTCGCCGAGCACGACGGCACGAACGGGGCGCCGCTCGCCTTTCAGGACGAGCTGCGCTCGCACTACCGGACCCTCGCCGCACTCGGCATCGCGGCGGATTTCGTCCCCAGCTTCTTCGTCACCGCCGAAGCCTGA
- a CDS encoding DUF3179 domain-containing protein, which translates to MRTTVRTTGWILLAALLLLLTAEILRVYWILPFPGSQRGQTLPLAFALHRAIWGIRIAAGAVALWAATRILARGGRGARIATLLGLAGLGAATYQVNGPMSADVMFRQPSELTFVSARELREAGSQVLPPSALVVGIELVASDGARRSRAYPIRYIGYHHQVRDVVAGQPVMVTYCTVCRTGRVFRPVVDGKVESFRLVGMDHFNALFEDATTGSWWRQATGEAVIGSSAGKRLEEIPSRQMTWAAWAALHPETDVMDPDPAFADRYARMAGFDDGTNESALTGRDRESWREKSWVVGVIAGAVARAFDWNELVRERVIQDRIGDLPVVLLLGADGASFFVFDARSGAVPVDLEPTADPSRFRDRSTGTSWSETGVALDGPGAGTALTPLPGYQEFWHSWQTFHPETTARRN; encoded by the coding sequence ATGCGCACCACCGTCCGCACCACCGGCTGGATCCTCCTCGCGGCGCTCCTGTTGCTGCTCACGGCTGAAATCCTGCGCGTCTACTGGATCCTGCCCTTCCCCGGCAGCCAGCGCGGTCAGACACTTCCTCTCGCCTTCGCGCTCCATCGCGCCATCTGGGGGATCCGCATCGCCGCGGGCGCCGTCGCCCTCTGGGCAGCGACACGGATCCTCGCGCGCGGCGGCCGGGGGGCGCGGATCGCCACCCTGCTCGGGCTGGCCGGCCTGGGCGCCGCCACCTATCAAGTGAACGGCCCGATGTCGGCCGATGTCATGTTCCGTCAGCCTTCGGAGCTCACTTTCGTTTCGGCCCGGGAACTTCGGGAGGCCGGTTCGCAGGTTCTGCCGCCCTCCGCCCTGGTTGTTGGCATCGAGCTCGTCGCTTCCGACGGTGCCCGCCGCTCGCGCGCCTACCCGATCCGCTATATCGGCTATCACCACCAGGTGCGCGACGTCGTCGCCGGGCAGCCGGTGATGGTCACCTACTGCACGGTCTGTCGCACCGGCAGGGTCTTTCGACCGGTCGTCGACGGCAAGGTCGAGAGCTTCCGCCTGGTCGGCATGGACCATTTCAATGCGCTGTTCGAGGATGCGACGACCGGCAGCTGGTGGCGCCAGGCGACCGGAGAAGCGGTCATCGGTTCAAGCGCAGGCAAGCGCCTCGAGGAGATCCCCTCGCGCCAGATGACCTGGGCGGCCTGGGCGGCGCTGCATCCCGAGACCGACGTCATGGACCCCGATCCGGCGTTCGCCGACCGTTACGCGCGGATGGCAGGCTTCGACGACGGGACGAACGAGAGCGCGCTCACCGGCCGCGATCGCGAAAGCTGGCGCGAGAAGTCCTGGGTGGTAGGGGTCATCGCGGGTGCCGTTGCGCGCGCCTTCGACTGGAACGAGCTCGTCCGCGAGCGGGTGATCCAGGATCGGATCGGCGACCTGCCGGTCGTCCTGCTGCTGGGCGCCGACGGCGCCTCGTTCTTCGTCTTCGATGCCCGGTCCGGAGCCGTCCCGGTCGACCTCGAGCCGACCGCGGACCCCTCCCGCTTCCGCGACCGCTCGACGGGCACTTCCTGGAGCGAGACTGGCGTCGCCCTGGACGGCCCCGGCGCCGGGACCGCGCTCACCCCGCTCCCCGGCTATCAGGAGTTCTGGCACTCCTGGCAGACCTTCCACCCGGAGACCACGGCGCGCCGGAACTGA
- a CDS encoding nuclear transport factor 2 family protein, with product MLRAPDLFRSSLVLATALLVSLSAGPLGAAEASPAAERAVIEKVVTDAYVDGVHNFRDPAAMRRGFHPSFEMLSLRDGKLARLTLDNWIEGMEARNLKEPPPKFSPDAPRETTAKFVAVEIAGTAATCKVEIWRGGKQLFTDFLALYQFADGWKIVGKTFYRHP from the coding sequence ATGCTTCGAGCTCCAGACCTGTTCCGATCCAGCCTCGTTCTCGCGACGGCACTCCTGGTTTCGCTCTCCGCTGGGCCTCTCGGGGCGGCCGAAGCGAGCCCGGCCGCGGAGCGCGCGGTGATCGAAAAAGTGGTGACCGACGCCTACGTCGACGGGGTGCACAACTTCCGCGATCCGGCGGCGATGCGCCGCGGCTTCCATCCCAGCTTCGAGATGCTCTCGCTGCGCGACGGCAAGCTCGCCCGGTTGACGCTCGACAACTGGATCGAAGGGATGGAGGCGCGGAACTTGAAGGAGCCGCCGCCCAAGTTCTCGCCCGACGCGCCGCGCGAGACCACGGCGAAGTTCGTGGCGGTCGAGATCGCCGGCACCGCCGCGACCTGCAAGGTCGAGATCTGGCGCGGCGGCAAGCAGCTCTTCACCGACTTCCTGGCTCTCTACCAGTTCGCCGACGGCTGGAAGATCGTCGGGAAGACCTTCTACCGCCATCCCTAG